GCCGACGGCCAGCACGATCACCGGGAGGTCGGGCCACGCGTCGCCCCAGTCGCGGAGCAGCGCGATGCCGTCGGCGTCCGGGAGGCGGAGGTCGAGCGTCGCGGCGGCGTAGGTCCGCTCGGCGGCCAGGGCGCGCGCCTGCTCGGCGTCGGCGGCGATGTCCACGCGGAAGCCGTTGCGCGTCAGGATGAGGTTCAAGACGCGCGACACGTCGGGGTCGTCCTCGACCACGAGCAGGGCCGGGCGGTGGTCGTGGGTCCGGCGCAGCACCACCTCGCCCCCGGCAGGCACGGCCGCTTCGAGCGGGAGGTCGAAGTAGAACGTCGTCCCGACGCCCTCCTCGGTCTCGAAGCCGAGGCGGCCGCCGTGGAGCTCGACGAGCGACTTGGTGATGTTCAGCCCGAGCCCGGTCCCCTCCTGCTTGCGCGTGGTCGAGCTGTCGGCCTGCACGAAGCGGCCGAAGAGGCTGGCGTGGAGCGAGGCCGGGATGCCGGGCCCGTAGTCGGTCACGGCGATGCGCACGGTGCGGTTCTGGCGCTCGACGGCCGAGACCTCGACGGTCCCCTGCTCGGGCGAGAACTTCATCGCGTTCGAGATCAGGTTGGCCATGATCTGCATGAAGCGGTCCGGGTCCACGCTGACGCGGACGTCGGGCGCGGCCTGGCGCAGGCACAGGAGGATGCCGCGCGCGCCGCCGTAGCTCTGGTTGGCCTCGATGGTGTCCCGCAGGAGGTCTGCCAGCGGCTTGGTCTGGACCTCCAGCTTGAGCTTGCCTGCCTCGATCTTCTGCACGTCCAAGAGGTCGTTGATCAGGCGCACGAGGCGGTCCGAGTTGCGCGAGGCGATGTCGAGCAGCCGGAGCGTCGGGTCCGGGACGTTGCCCTGGGCCGAGATCAGCCGGAGCGAGCCGGAGATCGAGGTGAGCGGCGTGCGCAGCTCGTGGCTGACCATCGAGACGAACTCGTTCTTGAGCCGGTCGGCCTCCTTGCGCGCCGTGATGTCCATCACCTCGGCGACGAAGTGCTGCACCGCGCCGTCGGCATCGACCACGCTGGAGACCGAGAGCAGCCCCCACACGACATGCCCTTCGCGGTGGAGGTAGCGCTTCTCGCGCACGTAGGATTCGGTCTCCCGGCTGATCAGCTGCTCGATCCGCTCGCGGTCGGTCGCGACGTCGTCCGGGTGGGTGATGTCGGCGAAGGTCTTGGTCTCCAGCTCCTCGGCGGCGTAGCCGAGCATGGAGGCAAAGGCGGGGTTGACCCGCGTCAGGCGGCCCTCCGTGCTGGCGAGCACCTTGCCGATGGCAGCGTGGCGGAACGCGTTGCGGAAGCGGGCCTCGCTCCCGCGCAGCGCCCGGGTGGCGCGCTGCCGCTCGACGGCGTGCGCGGTCCACAGGCCGAGGAGGCGGAGGAAGTTGTAGTCCTCCTCGCCGAATGGGGCCTCGGCGGGCTCGGTGCCGGAGAAGTGGAGCGTGCCGTAGACCTCGCCGCCGACGCGCACCGGAATCCCGATGTAGGCCTCCAGCCTGGACGCCTCGTAGCACGGGTGGCCGCTGTGGACCGACGGCCCCATGTGGTCGATGGCCAGCACGCCGCCCCGCTCGAGGGTGAGGCTGCAGTAGGTGTGCCCGAGGTCGAACGTCTGCCCCGGGGCCAGGTCGGTGCCGGGCGCGTAGACGTGCTCGACGGTGTAGGTCTCGCCCTCGACGCGGCTTAGGATGCCGACCTCGAGCCCGAGCACATGCGTAGCCAGGGCGAGAGCTTCGTCGATTTGCGCGTCGAGGCCCTGTGTCGAGGTGACCTCGAGCAGGAGCTGCAGCCGCTCGGCGTTGACCCGCAGCGCGGCCTCCGTCTCCTTGCGGGCTGTGATGTCCTGCACCTCGGCGATGATGTGGAGTGCTTCCCCGTCGGTCCCGCGGTGGAGCGCGACCGAGAGCAGTCCCCACACGATGTGTCCGTCGCGGTGGAGGTAGCGCTTCTCCAGTTCGTAGCTCCCGATCTCCCCGCCCACGAGCTGCTCGACCTGCTCCATGTCGGCGTCGACGTCGTCGGGGTGGGTGAACTCCGGGAAGGCCATCTCGCGCAGTTCGTCCTCGGCGTAGCCGAGCATGGCGCACAGCGCCGGGTTGACCCGCAGCGGGTGGCCCTCCGGGCTGACGAGGGCCTTGCCGACGGCAGCGTCTTCGAAGGCCGTACGGAACAGCGCTTGGCTCTCCAGCAGCGACCGCTCGCGCTGCCGCTCCTCGGTCACGTCGCGGAAGGTGACGGAGAAGCCGTCGCCGCACGGCACGGCCGTGACGGTGAACCAGGTGGCGAGGCCGTCGTGCTCGTAGAAGAACGTGTCGCCCCACGGCACCCCGGTCTCGGTGACGCGGATGTAGGCGTCGAAGAGGCCGTCGGTACGGTTGCCGGGGTACTCGCTGAGCATGCGCTTGCCGAGGAGACCGGCGGGGTCGCGGTCGAGGATGGCTCCGGCGGCGGGGTTGGCCTGGACGTAGGCGAAGTCTACGATCGTGCCCTCCGCGTCGCGCACGGTTTCGAAGACGAGGATGCCGTCGAGCGAGGCGTCGAAGACGCTGGCGAGGAGGTCGCGCGAGGCCGTCAGGTCGGTGGGCGCGGAGAGCAGGCGGGCGAGGCCGCGGCTTACCCTCCCGAAGTTCCAGGCCAGCACGGCGAGCGAGGCGACGCTGGCCGCGGCGAGCGCGCCGAGCACAGCCAGCCCGACGGTGCCGTCCGGCGGCAGCCCGGCGGAGGTCAGAAACGCGCGGTGCACCGAGCACAGTGGCCCGAAGGCCAGTACGGCGAACGCTTCGAAGGCGTAGGTCCGGCGCAGGTGTCCCTTCGCCACGAGGTCGCGGGCGCGCCGGAGGTAGAGCGCGTAGACGAGGGCGCTGATGCCGGCGTACGGCAGCATGACACCGAAGCTGTGGAGCGCGCCGTAGAGCGCAGACGCGTCGTGGAGCATGGGTCCCGGGTGCGAAGTGATGCCTGATGCCAAGTAATGTCAGAATCGTAACTCCTAGCCAGCGACCCCACGCCGACACCGGACCATGCATCGTTCAGGGCTAGCGGATGTCGTGATCCCGCACCCTTTGTCAATCCACCGTTACGGAACAGATGCTTATT
Above is a window of Bacteroidota bacterium DNA encoding:
- a CDS encoding PAS domain S-box protein; translated protein: MLHDASALYGALHSFGVMLPYAGISALVYALYLRRARDLVAKGHLRRTYAFEAFAVLAFGPLCSVHRAFLTSAGLPPDGTVGLAVLGALAAASVASLAVLAWNFGRVSRGLARLLSAPTDLTASRDLLASVFDASLDGILVFETVRDAEGTIVDFAYVQANPAAGAILDRDPAGLLGKRMLSEYPGNRTDGLFDAYIRVTETGVPWGDTFFYEHDGLATWFTVTAVPCGDGFSVTFRDVTEERQRERSLLESQALFRTAFEDAAVGKALVSPEGHPLRVNPALCAMLGYAEDELREMAFPEFTHPDDVDADMEQVEQLVGGEIGSYELEKRYLHRDGHIVWGLLSVALHRGTDGEALHIIAEVQDITARKETEAALRVNAERLQLLLEVTSTQGLDAQIDEALALATHVLGLEVGILSRVEGETYTVEHVYAPGTDLAPGQTFDLGHTYCSLTLERGGVLAIDHMGPSVHSGHPCYEASRLEAYIGIPVRVGGEVYGTLHFSGTEPAEAPFGEEDYNFLRLLGLWTAHAVERQRATRALRGSEARFRNAFRHAAIGKVLASTEGRLTRVNPAFASMLGYAAEELETKTFADITHPDDVATDRERIEQLISRETESYVREKRYLHREGHVVWGLLSVSSVVDADGAVQHFVAEVMDITARKEADRLKNEFVSMVSHELRTPLTSISGSLRLISAQGNVPDPTLRLLDIASRNSDRLVRLINDLLDVQKIEAGKLKLEVQTKPLADLLRDTIEANQSYGGARGILLCLRQAAPDVRVSVDPDRFMQIMANLISNAMKFSPEQGTVEVSAVERQNRTVRIAVTDYGPGIPASLHASLFGRFVQADSSTTRKQEGTGLGLNITKSLVELHGGRLGFETEEGVGTTFYFDLPLEAAVPAGGEVVLRRTHDHRPALLVVEDDPDVSRVLNLILTRNGFRVDIAADAEQARALAAERTYAAATLDLRLPDADGIALLRDWGDAWPDLPVIVLAVGASERREELVGGTVPVADWLDKPFQAERLLEVVQRVALAPSVPRLLHVEDDPDCRAVTAMTLASVGDVASAATLAEARAAIQAEPFDLVILDLELPDGDGLDLLPDLKNAGVPVAIYSAREDDHESAAQAIGHVVKGPVDHARLLDLVCTTIEQTPPVPPTGARPPAPARSASALSS